One part of the Archangium lipolyticum genome encodes these proteins:
- a CDS encoding SDR family oxidoreductase, translating to MIVVTGATGQLGRLIVEKLVSRVPVDQIAVSVRDVRKAQELAARGIRVRGGDFTDPKSLAHAFEGASQVLLVSSNAAAYGGDPLAQHRSAIDAARSAGVRRIVYTSHMAASRLSAFSPMLDHAATEQMLGESGLAWTALRNGFYAASAMFLLERSLRTGVFEAPADGKVSWTTHADLAEAAAVVLTNEGRYDGPMPPLTAAQALDFGELCDIASSVLGRPIRRSTVSEDEMRAKLVASGMPAPAVAISLGLYRASHNGEFAAVDPTLQKLLGRAPTSMREVIAEKMGRTA from the coding sequence ATGATCGTCGTGACCGGAGCGACAGGGCAACTCGGCCGTCTCATCGTGGAGAAACTCGTCAGCCGCGTCCCGGTGGACCAGATCGCCGTCAGTGTCCGAGACGTGCGGAAGGCCCAGGAACTGGCGGCACGCGGCATCCGGGTGCGCGGAGGCGACTTCACGGATCCGAAGAGCCTCGCGCACGCCTTCGAGGGCGCGTCCCAGGTCCTGCTCGTCTCATCGAATGCGGCTGCGTACGGTGGCGATCCCCTCGCCCAACATCGCTCCGCCATCGACGCCGCACGGTCCGCCGGCGTGCGGCGCATCGTCTACACGAGCCACATGGCCGCGAGCCGTTTATCGGCGTTTTCCCCGATGCTCGACCATGCGGCGACGGAGCAGATGCTGGGCGAGTCCGGTCTGGCGTGGACCGCGCTTCGCAACGGTTTCTACGCCGCGAGTGCGATGTTCCTGCTGGAGCGGAGCCTGCGGACGGGAGTCTTCGAGGCGCCCGCGGACGGAAAGGTCTCCTGGACCACGCACGCCGACCTCGCGGAGGCGGCAGCGGTGGTTCTGACGAACGAGGGCCGGTACGACGGGCCCATGCCGCCGCTCACGGCAGCGCAGGCGCTCGACTTCGGAGAGCTGTGCGACATCGCGTCGAGCGTCCTCGGACGTCCGATCCGTCGAAGCACCGTGTCGGAGGACGAGATGCGCGCGAAGCTGGTGGCGTCCGGCATGCCCGCGCCCGCGGTTGCCATATCGCTCGGCCTCTACCGCGCGAGCCACAACGGCGAGTTCGCGGCCGTCGATCCCACGCTGCAGAAGCTGCTCGGGCGTGCGCCGACGAGCATGCGCGAGGTGATTGCCGAGAAGATGGGTCGAACGGCTTAG
- a CDS encoding TetR/AcrR family transcriptional regulator yields the protein MEDREKFAAEDAEGPDVRTRIIAAAAELISSGGPDAATTRAVAAASGVQAPTIYRLFGDKRGLLAAVIEHVLKSYVSKKSARTPHPDPLQDFRDGWDTHVAFGLSHPGLFALMSSDPHLAWQSPAVSDGNDVLRRRIRNIARAGRLRVSEERALGIVSAMGTGAVLTLLRQPERQRDLGLADAAREAVVAAITSEAATPANADVRAVAAALRASMDRLTVLTKGESALLSELLDRIADAEPG from the coding sequence ATGGAGGACCGCGAGAAGTTCGCCGCCGAAGATGCCGAGGGCCCTGATGTGCGCACGCGCATCATCGCGGCCGCCGCTGAGCTCATCTCCTCCGGAGGTCCCGATGCCGCGACCACGCGGGCCGTGGCCGCCGCCTCCGGTGTGCAGGCGCCGACCATCTACCGGCTCTTCGGCGACAAGCGGGGCCTGCTCGCGGCCGTCATCGAGCACGTGCTGAAGAGCTACGTGTCGAAGAAGTCCGCGCGCACGCCACACCCCGATCCGCTTCAGGACTTTCGCGATGGCTGGGATACGCACGTCGCGTTCGGCCTCAGCCATCCAGGGCTGTTCGCGCTCATGAGCAGCGATCCGCACCTGGCGTGGCAGTCTCCTGCCGTCAGCGACGGGAACGATGTGCTGCGGCGGCGCATCCGGAACATCGCGCGTGCGGGTCGGCTTCGGGTCAGTGAAGAGCGGGCTCTCGGCATCGTATCGGCGATGGGCACCGGGGCCGTGCTCACGCTGCTGCGCCAGCCCGAAAGGCAACGCGACCTCGGACTCGCCGATGCGGCGCGCGAGGCGGTCGTGGCCGCGATCACGAGCGAGGCGGCAACACCGGCGAACGCGGATGTCCGCGCGGTGGCCGCGGCGCTGCGTGCCTCGATGGACCGGCTCACCGTTCTCACGAAAGGCGAGAGTGCGCTGTTGAGCGAACTGCTCGATCGCATCGCGGACGCCGAGCCGGGATGA